The sequence below is a genomic window from Xiphophorus maculatus strain JP 163 A chromosome 18, X_maculatus-5.0-male, whole genome shotgun sequence.
atatatatatcaggTTGTTGCTGATCAGATACATTGATTAACTGATAATTATCAAATAACAGgagttattttctgaaaacatcagCAATGACTATAAAAGCAACTGTTGCTGCTCACCAATCTGGGAAGGGTTAAAAGGTCATTTCCAAACTATCTGAGCCAGATTAATCATAATCGACCAatcttgtgtttattttaaaatctctgtTCATTTAAACGCTGAACAGCTAAATCAGTTCATTCAGGCCTGAGGTTTCAGCAGCACAAGTTAAATTTACTGCTATCATGTTTCAGCAATGAGGCAGTTCATCGtgttttaattataaatcacaataattatgaaataaacattatatGTTGTTAAATAATGATCAAGAATAATTATCATTATATTAATATTCTGTTTACTACAAAGGAAACTCTAAAACCGTGAGTCCGGTCCGATATCTGGACCAAAGGCCTGTTAGTCATCAGATACCCAGCTAGCATTAGCCTGGCTAACACAGGACATAGAAACCACTGTAATAAGAGTCACGTTGCATTTGAAAAGGTCGGTTCTTTATCCCTGAGAGATTCAGGGTGAAGGACTTCATTAACCCTTCTAACACATTTAGAGTCGAACATTTCTCTGGATGAGCTGCTGGTTGATTTACTGTCTGATAAACTAGATTTCTCCAAGATCCCTCAAACTGTCCTGAACCAACGTGTAATGTCTGCCACCTCTTAATATTTCATCTCCTCTCTTTTCTGTTACGTTCTGCATGACTTTTTTCTGCTCAATGGTATTTAATTTGCTCCAGGACTTTATCTAGACCAGTGGTCCCCGACTCTGGTCGCCCTGCAGGTTTTAGGTGTTTCCTGGCTCCAGTTCAGGTGTTTGGTGAACTGGAATTAGCTGAATCAGGCGTAttgaagcagggaaacatctgaaacatgcagggcGGTGAGGAGACGCTGATCTGGACAAACATGTCCGAAGTTTGAACGGACGTTCAAAGACCAGGAAACAAACTGGCCTAACTCGATTTCATTTTAACGTTATGTTTGGTGATGTTTGTGTAATGCTTCGTGAGCCGCCCAGCCAGTTGGGCCTTCATAGAGAAAGACATTTAGGAAAATATTCCAATACTTTGAAAACTTTCACACATTGTTGCAGTCCCACTTCACCCACCAGTCCACCAGTCATCTGTTTCcttaaatcaaaacatcaacaaacGTTGTCAGATATGACAGAAATGCTGCTGAAGAATCTTGATTGGCAGCTTCTTATCGTTACACATAGCAGAGATTTACCTCCTTTCCATTTAGGGTCAAGGTTTTACCGCTGTGTCATGAGAAACATTATTATCAAATTATTAAAGAGATTCAAAGTTGGCctctgaaaatgttgctttattaTTGTTCATGTTAATCTTAAGAAATAAtcatttcaaatcatttttatgctGCCATGaaggttgtgtgttttttttttagctcaggTTTGTTCCTAGTTTTCCTTTCACTGTCCTGCATAGTGTATGTGTTCTTTTAttacactttattttataacaacattgattaaaaaacaaccaaaacacaagtTAATACGAGTAcagatgaatatttatttaatattctggTTCATAAAGCTTTAAAATCAGCTTAAAAACTTTAAGCAGGTTTTCTACGATGAAAGAAGAGAGCTTTACAAGCCAGGCGTATTTTCCCCAGTTTTAACCCGTAAACAAGCGGGTTAAAAAATGGCTGACAGGTGACAAAGTACAGAGATAAAACAATACGCAGGACAGCAGGGAGTCTGCTCAAGTCAAACCTACTCTGCAGAATctcaaagaaagaacaaaagaagaagttgAGGACTGACGCCAGGTGAGGCATGCAGGTGCTGATCGCTTTCTGACGCGTCTGTTTGgatccagaaaaacaaactttcaggATCTTCACGTAGGTGTAGAGGATGAGCGCGGCGAGGCTGGGCAGCACAGAGCAGGTGTAGACCAGTCCGTAGACGTTACTGGCCGTCGCGCCGCTGCACAGCAACTTTGTCACATAATAATTAACACAGAAAACTTTATCGATTATGTTTCCACACAACCCAGAGGACGCGTTCAGTGAAATCATCACAATTATGTTCAGCAGAGGAATGAACCAAGAAAACACAACCAGCCTGCTGACTTTGCTCATCTGCATCTGTGTGCTGTAGTGCAGAGGGTGGCAGATGGCCAGATATCGGTCATAAGACATGACGGCTAGGGTATAAAACTCAACGTTCGCGTACATGTAGAGACAGAAGATCTGCAGGAAGCAGAGAGGAACAGAAACGGAGTGAACGTCCGAGAGGATCTGGACCAGCAGGAAGGGAAACAATGATGAGCTGCCGTACAGTTCGTTCACAAAcaggctgcagaggaacaggaaCATGGGTTCATGTAAGGTCCGGTTCACACAGATCACCGCGATCAGCAGGACGTTGGAGCCGATAATGAACATATAAACACACATGATAACCAGGAAAACGACGTACTTAAACAGGCCGATGTCAAAGTAGGCGCTCAGAGTGAAATATGAAACCTGCGAAACGTTCATCCTTGATAACACAATCAGTTTTTATGAGATAAAGACTTCAGGTAAAGGAAAATTATTCAGAACtgtgaaaacaaatcatttgtttttgtaaatcagAGATATTTTCCATTCCTCCCCCGTTCCAGTGAATGTTACAACCTTCAGCTGGTTTCCTGCGGCTGCaggttctgctctgctgcttttaAGAGCTTCAGTTTGTAGTAAAACACACACTCTGATACACACCTGCTCTGACTGACAACAAGGAGGGGGCAAGGAGACGACGACATTTCAAAGACTATACACGTTTTACAGCAGGTCGAAAAGCATCCAGAAAGTTTGGATGAACTTCTAGAGAAAGACATTTAGGAAAATATTCCAATACTTTGAAAACTTCCACACATTGTTGCAGTTGCACATGTTAGCCTAGGCCAACATGTTGGAAGATCTTCCAACATGTTGGAAGATCTTCCAAATTGTATTTGGAAGTTTGTGGAAAAGTCTTTCTTGGTAACAACGTCATCAAAGTTTCTCCTGCATGGAGAAACGATATTTGCTCAGATGGGATTTGACCAAATTCTTCTACtctaactttacattttggtgGAGATGGAGGTTCACTCCATCTCCACTCATCCTCaggtttttttgtaatttgcatttttaattgattttaatccACATCCACAAACTACTCATTAGAATTTCCAATGGAAAACTTATCTTCAGTTTTATCTatagattttaaatgaatatggTATCTTTTACCTTCTTTCTCAAAAACTTGTGAAGAGTTTCCTCTGGTTAAGTTTTTAATGAATCAATGTAATCAGTGTGATTAAAGATAAATGCCTGGaggagacattagtcctctaatcctggaaatgacAGAAAGCCGACTTTGTAATtatctttatgtggctctgaaggttcaggtttGAGTCCAGATTTCGGGCTTTTTGATCAAAAAGTACAAACTCTTTGTATTTCCCCACCtaataaagttcatttttatttaatgttttctaaggaagttatttctttatttttttttatctctttttattaagagaaatctttttttagGCTCTGTTTGCACTTTAAGATGTAATCTgttctcaggttttttttataaaaattattaaaaagtgcAGATTTACAGAGAGGTTGTGAACATAAGATCATGAAAGacaaaagtttgacttttgtttGGACCTTTAACTGGAAGGAAATGTTAGTAACCTGAAACTGGATGAGTTTAACTTTAATCTCCTGGTTTAGATGGAGACTTTCTGATGtctgatgaaaatgaaatgaaaacggtttgatttaatttttctgataaatttctgtttttttttaacaagtgtTTACTCAGACTGTGGGTCTGGTCCGGACCCAGGAGGAGAAACTGGTCCTGAATGTCCTGAAGCCGCCCTGTGGGGCCCCTGGGGGACACAGCGTGTCCTCTCTTGCTGCTAATTGTCCTGTTGGTGTCCAAAGCGCCGCCTGGGCAGCATCCTCTGGGATCTCTCACTGCCAACAGCCCTGCTGGGGCTCATTAGGGTGAGGCGACACAGTAAACATGATGCAATCACACCAGTGACCTTCGACTGAGACCCAGCAGCTCAGAGTGGAAAGATCTGATGTTTGATGTGCCAGGAAAGTTACAACCTCAGCAGAAACTCTGACCGTGTCCAAATGGAAAGAATCAGTTTCTCACAGAAACTGAACACTTTGGTTTTCAATCAAGTTCAATCACTGGGTGATCGCGAATCTCAAATTAATCAGAAGAttcatgaaaatatgaaaacattcacTGCTTCCTTCTCTAAGGCTGTTTCCACCTGATGGTCCAGTCGACCCGGTTCCACTgtaccagaactccatcatctgctccacctccagctgctgtggttctcttcctctctgctctgagtcaaaccaacctgttcccctcctggcctgtgggggcgctgcaccaagaaccactgaaggaaacgacacaaaaacctctgaagacactgagagcaacttcctgtttcaccagatggaaacaagatggaggcgtcagattttagtggctggaggatttctctttagtctttggctgaagaccaggagccatttctgctgctagcacTAGGCTAacacgttagctttggttgtatttacccagaattccttgcgttgcagtccacttcctgcttttggagcggtctctggtccgcttggggTTCACATATCAAACCAAACCCAAactgaggtttggaggaccaaaggtcagaggtcgattagcgttcacacctcaccaaacGGACCGGAGTTTGTAAaaatggactggagttggattacaCCGGATTATGAATCAGCACCCTAACTGGTCCTAagagctgaataaaaacaaaaaccacatgcTAGAGCAATACAAGGAATCATAAACaactaaatatgaaaaacaaagaatgaacattaataaaaagaagcaaaatacaAGATTATGATGGGATTACTAATCACAAAGCTTTGTTACTTAGTAACATACCAAGATTATTTatgaaaattgatttaaaataaaactggaaatgtcaaaatttcaaaacttgtatttttaagaagggttttttcttttcaaaaattcTAGTACAATTATGTGAAGATAATACATAATTGTATTAAAGTGCTAGTTGAGATGCACTTTATAAAGTTTTATGTTTCGTCAGGTTTTCTTACACAGACAGAAACTAATGTGAGAATCTTTCCTCTTGGGCTGACGTGCAGTTCGCTCGGTCAGATGAAGTAGATTGTTTCGGTTGATGGAGGAACATTCTGCCTGCCAGGTCTGCAGCGTCTCCTGGTTTTAAAACACCAGAAGAAGAAACCTACCCATCCGTTCCAGGATCCAGGCCAGgtgtgaaaaggtttttgtctCATTACTCACATCAAACTGCTTAACACTCAcggaaacattttcagtaaaatatggattttaatGAACTTTTGTAAACTTTCCATCAGCAGTTTCAGTCTCTGTGTCCAgtattgtttggttttattggACTCAGCAGAATCACATCTAAAGTTCAGTCATTCGTCATCAGAAAAAGGAATCTGAAACATTGGtagtaataattttatttttatgactaaagGCTAAAAAGGCCGAATATTTACAGGCTTTTACATTTATGCAAGTAGTTTATCACCAGCTAAACTATTACAGAACAGCTGTTTACATGCgtttcttatttttgtcagGTTCATTCCGTACATGATGGGATTGAGAAGAGACTGAAGAATCACAAAGTACAGAGACATGACGATCTGCAGCCCGTCGGGTATGGAGACCATATCGAATCTGCTCTGAAGGCTTTCAAACAAACAGCCGAAGGAGAAGTTGAGGAGTGAGGCTAGGTGAGGCACGCAGGTGTTGAAGGCTTTCTGCCTCGTCTGTTTGGAGCCAGACAGAACCACTCTGAGGATTTTAGTGTAGGAATAAAGGATGGGCAGCAGCGGGACCAGAACTGTGATTACAGTACCAAACAGTCCGTAAATGTTGTTCACGCTGGTGTCAGAGCACGCCAAGTTCACAACCAGGTAGTTACGGCAAAACGTGCTGTTCAGCACGTTTCCACACAGAGTCAGACGGACGGTCAGCAATAAAGTGATGAGAAACTTCACAAAGGAGTACAGCCAGGTCAGAATAATCACAACTGCTACTTTATGCTGCGTCATTACGGCGTGATACTGGAGAGGACAGCAGATGGCGACGTATCGGTCATAAGACATGACGGCTAAATTACAAAACTCTGTATTTACATAAGAGTAAAGACAGAAGATCTGCAGGAAGCAGAGCGGAGCTGAAACAATGTGAACGTCAGAGAGGATCTGGACCAGCAGGAAGGGAAACAAGCCTGAGCTGCCGTACAGTTCGTTCACCAGCAGGCTGCAGAGGAGCAGGAACATGGGTTCCTGTAAGGTCCGGTTCACACAGATCACCGCGATCAGCAGGACGTTGACTGCAACAATTATCAAGTATAACACCGCAGTTATCAGGAAGCACAAGTACCGCCATCTTCCAACGTCCACATACGCTCCAAGAATGAAATGAACCACAGCTGGAGAAGTGGAGTTCAGCATGGCTCCTTCAGtgagaaagcaataaaaagaagTTGATGAATCAGAAGTCTAATTATGTCCTTTGCATAATgagaacaaacacatttaacttCTTACAAATTCTGTAAAGCTGGAAAAAGAGCAAGTTAAAAAGTAAGTAACAGCGTCATGAACTGAACTCCTGTGTTTTTACTCATTTAGTAAATGAGGAGTTCAGGTGATCTGAACCTCAGTCTGACTGTTGGCCGCTGTGACGCCTGCAGCCTTTTATTTCCTCTCACACTGAATGAGTGTAAGACCAGTCCCATGTTCTCTGATGGTCTGGTTGCATTTATTCCCAGAGCAACGCAACATCGTAGAATGAAaccattttatgtttctgtaactttaacaaagaaaagacaCATTTCTCTCCATTTAAGACAAGTCcatgtttaatgtgttgtgtGTGATGGTGCATTAGAGACATTTTAGATATAAAAAGGgaagagtacatttctgccaaaaaactcaaaaattctgctattaatctcagaaattttctggagAAAAATCATGGAAATTAACTcgttgttttttcagcaataGCAtcgctgttttttgtttttatgttttttttctgattaaatatgttttgatattCTCCTTATGTcattattaaaatgtctaacTCCAGAGGTGAGAAATGTGGATTTCAGGcttattttttcctctgttgccatggtgaatcGCTCCATTGATCAGGTCTGAGTTGAGTTACCTGGTTGATATTCTGAAAGTGAAAATGCTGAGTATCGCAGAGCTGGTTGGGTTTATTCAGAGTATCTTCCTTCGACTCAGAGTTTGTTAAACCTGCTTTCTGAAATCGACCCCTGCTGCTTAAAATGAGAACTGCAGTAGCATCTGACATGCacagatgtttttaaagcttGTGAGGGTTTAAACTTATCGCAGTTAAAACACCCAGGTCACTTtaaagtttcagattttgtgaTAAAGATCaggaaaaagacagagagaaatcaGCTTCCTGCTGATTTCAGTCTGATTTCAGTTAATTGAAGAGAATCAAGCAAATGGAAataagaagaaagagaaaaaatactGAGAAATCATTTTGGTGTCATTGGTTAACAATGAACACATTATAATGTCCgattcttcttctttattttttacgttGAGGAAAGAAACTGTGGGCGTTTCCAGCCTCCAGCAGCTTCAGACTGAAGGTATAAACGAAGCGCCGGCGGTTCAGCCAGCAGATCGTCTCTCTGGTCCAACAACCGGCAGGTTTCCGTCTGCAGCTCTTCCTGTTCGACTCCACCTGATGAAGGTTTCAtctctgacctttgctctgaTTGTTGATGTGAATGATCAGGAACCTGATTACAAGACTCTGATGCTTTCTTTAACTGTTAACAGGAAACATTTAATAGTTCCAGTTTTGTATCTTGTGACGGATGTTTAATATTTGCTCTCAGAAAAAGGATCACTCAGTGAAgtctcctcttcctgctgcctGAACTTGTtctctttattttcctgttCTTCCAGATTCATGGACATTATCAGCAGgtgtttggtttgattttttaACTTCTCCTTAACAaagaatattttcaaataagTTTAAGGAATTGGTTTATAATTCATgcctgaaacacacagaaacaatcTCTCTGTTTATGAACTAACCTCATGTTATAAATGTTGTGTAAGTTCGGTGCTGCTGAGGCTTTAGTTCCCTTATTTAAGGCTCTGCTGCTGATACTGAGTCACTTCCTGCTCTGGTTGCTTTAAGATCTTGATTCATCATTTTTCTGTGTGATGAATGTATCTCATCTTCACCaggatttctttctctctgcagtTTTATTCTGAAGAACCAGcaaagtaattttattgtttctctgcTGGTTCTGTCTCACATGAAGCCGTCTTGCAGACGGAGCAGAAAGCTCTGCTGTTTCTCTGATGGTGTTTGTTAAAAGAGGATTCTGTCGTTGTTTATctaataaactaacaaaatccCTCATTTAGTTCAACTTTAGACCAAGTTTCCTTTCCCTTTGGACGGAGCTATTAAAATGTTCATGATTGGGAAATGTATTCCAGAGCTGTTATTGCAGGACAGATGAAATGTTGGTTATTCATTTTACATGGAAAAACCCTGAAAACACAAGCAGaacatttgtacaaaaaatgttggaggtgttttttattttattaactgatGATCACCAGTGATTTTTCAACAAGTCAGTTTCTTGATGCAATCAACATGACATGAACCTGAATTACTCTAAAAGTCCAAACTGCATTTAGTTTTTACCTCCATAtataaattagatgtttttttcttttgaaactcATTCAGATGATATTTCTGATGAATTTCTGCTTTGTACGacaaaatgaactgaactgatctgAATGTGAAGTCAAGGAAAAGATggtgtttgatttaaaaaccaGTTCAAGCAACTCCatccaattaaataaaaatgtaaaagatctgactttaaaatgtagaaaagcagcaaaatgtaaTAACTGATGCAAAATGTTGTCACTGTTACATTTTGCGATGAggtttctctttaaaatatgatAACATAATAATGTGGCgcattttgcaataaaacacaaaccagtGTTTGTGTTGATCTTAACTGAAATATTACTGATAAACATTTATCAGGTTGTAGatcctaaatatttaaatcattgAATATTCggtcaataaataaaatatttgtatattgAGATAGAGGCTGGACACACCGCGGCTCCAGActgggccccggtgacccgcgttcATACGAGGGAACACTGACCCCAAAGGTTTTATTAAGGGGTCTTTCATTTTCGTACTTTATGATTATGACCAAACACATAATATATTCCAACCTGAGATAAATTAATGTATGTTGATTTTTCCTGCACTATTATTCTACGTTtccttttgtaattttgtatcTTCAGGTTGGGAAACCAACATGTTTTTGTCATCTCTGCTTTGTTCCCCATTTTGTTGCAGATTGGCTGAATGAAATCTTTGAACGATGCAGAACGTCTCTTCACAGCAGCACTTTATCCTGAACGGTTTTGCAGAACTGGGCGACCTGAGGCCGGTCCTCTTCGTCCCGTTCCTCCTCATGTTCATCGTGGCTCTGCTGGCCAACTCCCTGCTGGTTTATGTTGTCGTTTCTCAGAGGAGCCTTCATCAGCCAATGAGCATCCTCATCGCCGGCATGGCTTGTGTCGACCTCTGCCTCCCGGTGTTCTTTGTTCCCAACATGTTGCTCAGCTTCCTGTTTGACTGGAAGGGAatctctctgattggc
It includes:
- the LOC106700270 gene encoding olfactory receptor 10A3-like, translating into MNVSQVSYFTLSAYFDIGLFKYVVFLVIMCVYMFIIGSNVLLIAVICVNRTLHEPMFLFLCSLFVNELYGSSSLFPFLLVQILSDVHSVSVPLCFLQIFCLYMYANVEFYTLAVMSYDRYLAICHPLHYSTQMQMSKVSRLVVFSWFIPLLNIIVMISLNASSGLCGNIIDKVFCVNYYVTKLLCSGATASNVYGLVYTCSVLPSLAALILYTYVKILKVCFSGSKQTRQKAISTCMPHLASVLNFFFCSFFEILQSRFDLSRLPAVLRIVLSLYFVTCQPFFNPLVYGLKLGKIRLACKALFFHRRKPA
- the LOC111612074 gene encoding putative gustatory receptor clone PTE03, with product MLNSTSPAVVHFILGAYVDVGRWRYLCFLITAVLYLIIVAVNVLLIAVICVNRTLQEPMFLLLCSLLVNELYGSSGLFPFLLVQILSDVHIVSAPLCFLQIFCLYSYVNTEFCNLAVMSYDRYVAICCPLQYHAVMTQHKVAVVIILTWLYSFVKFLITLLLTVRLTLCGNVLNSTFCRNYLVVNLACSDTSVNNIYGLFGTVITVLVPLLPILYSYTKILRVVLSGSKQTRQKAFNTCVPHLASLLNFSFGCLFESLQSRFDMVSIPDGLQIVMSLYFVILQSLLNPIMYGMNLTKIRNACKQLFCNSLAGDKLLA